The following proteins are co-located in the Leptospira ellinghausenii genome:
- a CDS encoding PIN domain-containing protein, translated as MILVDTSVWIEFFRGKEPYFSKLTGLIEASEVIAHEVVFGEILQGCKNKTELEFVLDYWENLNNVFSNGAFIKAGSLSFEKKHFEFGIGIIDSILIYETKMRNLKLWTLDKKILKLLEFQYIYQ; from the coding sequence ATGATTTTAGTAGATACTTCTGTTTGGATTGAATTTTTCAGAGGAAAAGAGCCTTACTTTTCTAAATTAACAGGACTTATTGAAGCTTCAGAAGTCATTGCTCATGAAGTTGTTTTTGGAGAAATTTTACAAGGTTGCAAAAATAAAACTGAGCTTGAGTTCGTTCTAGATTATTGGGAAAATTTAAATAATGTTTTCTCTAATGGTGCCTTCATTAAGGCTGGAAGTCTTTCTTTTGAAAAAAAACATTTTGAATTTGGTATCGGAATTATAGATTCGATCTTAATTTACGAAACAAAAATGAGAAATTTAAAGCTTTGGACTCTTGATAAAAAAATATTAAAGCTTCTTGAATTTCAATATATATACCAATAA
- a CDS encoding AlbA family DNA-binding domain-containing protein: MLTENAKLESFVLDIIDRIRKGQQIEDSRVELKSNLIEPYKAARRIAGHANAASGQNIVWIFGLSEDGGIIGIENSDIQDWFSKVKTLFDEVYPEFSELIISIDGKSILAIQFITSRAPYVLKNPNYGKEGSGHIEKEIPFREGTSIRSARRSDLLKILTKQSRSIEFEMIDSYLYLTHGGGEKYNWNIHFDLYAFLTFNSQVPLTIPFHRINLQISDKNGNIIISNGWNITGDIEKDTNISGGKTEFLLFGPSKIKQNATIATNQIAINYINEINMIITYEPFIYELNRTIKLQYSLVKEIDEKQYKFTNVLGRWILKK, translated from the coding sequence ATGTTAACTGAAAATGCAAAACTAGAATCATTCGTATTAGATATAATCGATAGAATACGAAAAGGTCAACAGATTGAAGATTCTCGAGTTGAATTAAAATCTAATCTTATTGAACCATACAAAGCTGCGAGAAGAATAGCTGGCCACGCTAATGCTGCCTCAGGGCAAAATATAGTTTGGATATTTGGACTTTCAGAAGATGGAGGCATCATAGGAATTGAAAATTCAGATATTCAAGATTGGTTTTCAAAAGTAAAAACATTATTCGATGAGGTATATCCAGAGTTTTCTGAACTTATTATCAGCATTGATGGAAAATCAATCTTAGCAATACAATTTATTACGTCAAGAGCACCATATGTTTTAAAAAATCCAAATTATGGTAAAGAAGGATCTGGTCACATAGAGAAAGAAATTCCATTTCGAGAAGGAACATCTATTAGATCCGCAAGACGATCTGACTTATTAAAAATACTTACTAAACAATCAAGATCTATAGAGTTTGAAATGATCGATAGTTACCTATATTTAACTCATGGTGGTGGAGAAAAATATAACTGGAATATACACTTCGATTTATACGCATTCTTGACCTTTAATTCTCAGGTTCCTTTAACGATACCATTCCATAGAATAAACCTTCAAATTTCTGACAAAAATGGAAATATCATTATTTCAAATGGATGGAATATAACTGGCGATATAGAAAAAGACACAAACATTTCAGGAGGGAAAACGGAGTTTTTGTTATTTGGTCCAAGTAAAATAAAACAAAATGCAACTATTGCAACAAATCAGATTGCAATAAACTATATCAACGAAATAAATATGATCATCACCTATGAACCATTCATTTATGAACTTAACAGAACGATCAAACTTCAATACTCACTTGTTAAAGAAATCGATGAAAAACAATACAAATTCACAAATGTATTAGGAAGATGGATTCTAAAAAAATAA